The DNA window aatagcagtgtaaacaattttggaatcaatttggtttcagaaaagacagcatttaggagagctgtggtgattcattagaaaattattttctcatccgggcaaagccaaacaagaaaaaatcaccatgaatccacctttgcttgcaaatatccataagcaaagcactcaattatgccccaaaagacttcatgatgtcctgagacactctcctaatatgctcatagctgtatttttgatgaaaaatacaagcaaccatcaacttgtgctggcttcagcacatcgacgagggattaaaagtggggaccgcaaagcactgttggaaagcttggataccgctgactaggttcagctgtgtttgactttgacgggctgtataaaactcagattagggggggaggtatctgttttcagtctgttttttgtaaattcagctccaaaaaagccaggagtcaatgggttaatcaaccacccctagattttaatcaaaataactagacctttttagacttgtgctgtgacatacaccagtggattggatcacatatatgccatttctagcaagtgaatatctttaacctagaaaatagaattttttttacttggacatgactggactcattgatagggatgatatgcatagcttttttagaaaaaaatgcccaagaaaacatcagattcaggcaaggttttctgataagattactttgacggtgaatatacaggaaaagtaccaaaagtgagttgacactgctgctttgaatttataaaggcaaatatttttatagaatttgggctccctgtggtttccctaatggttttaacataagaattatatgttagaatatcagccataacttaaaggaggcttgtttgtatatcaagcagaatttgcctacactgttgtatgcacctaagcttgcgaaaaatgcattgttctcaggcagtgaggcaagcatgatttttagggtgtgttggtaaacacattgacccctgaaccggcctgtaccggctttgggaagtacccacaacccaaaaaattcataaattcaaaataaacacaacaagatgaagatactcaggcatcagtctaagggataaatggtcttgcagatatgcatccaaccaaggtgttggcatctactcttaagccaaataatagcacaggttctttgacaaatctcaaatcgaacaaggagagaaaagcagaatcacccctctcaataaaacgctcaaaataccacacaagggagagaaatcagcaaacacagctcaagacacaaataggtcatacagacccagaatagcagtgtaaacaattttggaatcaatttggtttcagaaaagacagcatttaggagagctgtggtgattcattagaaaattattttctcatccgggcaaagccaaacaagaaaaaatcaccatgaatccacctttgcttgcaaatatccataagcaaagcactcaattatgccccaaaagacttcatgatgtcctgagacactctcctaatatgctcatagctgtatttttgatgaaaaatacaagcaaccatcaacttgtgctggcttcagcacatcgacgagggattaaaagtggggaccgcaaagcactgttggaaagcttggataccgctgactaggtgcagctgtgtttgactttgacgggctgtataaaactcagaatagggggggaggtatctgttttcagtctgttttttgtaaattcagctccaaaaaagccaggagtcaatgggttaaattgaaaaataattattatcatcagAATCATATTTTAACAAACTTTTGTGAAATGGACGAAAAAATCATGGGTAAATGGAGTCAAACTCATCTGGTTACATGGGGACtcctcaacccccccccccccctccccccactggACATGCGCCTGTTAAAAATGATATGGTAAGGGCCAAAAAAGGCATCTTTATAATTGTCTTTATAATTGCCTTAAAAATACCAAGCCACATATTTATACCCCTGGGAGCTCTATGCCATATCTAAAACTTACAgtgaattttgaatgattCAGACATTAGCGAAATACAGAAACTTTAGGTTGCATTTCTACTTTCTGTCAGTACTGTAATAGTGGCATATCAATACAAACCTTAAATCTGTCTGGAAGAGACCTCAGAAGCCTCACCCGTATAGCAAGTCCAATTAACGTCGCCATGCTACAATGCGGAATAGTAGGTGTAAACTGGACCTTGACATAGCTCTCGTCATCACTCACGTCAATCAAGGCCTGTTCCACCACGTTCAGTTCCTCAAGTGTCAGAGGGTGCTCAGGGTCATTGATTGAGCGGATCATATCTTGGTTGTGTTAAGCTGATTTGAACGTTGCAATAGAGTATAACTTTAGGTAGATCACGAGCAAAAAAGCAGAATAAGAGGTTTTTGTGAACAATGCTAGTTTGAGAAGAAACGTAGAAAGGATACCAAATATCTCTCGATCATCTATTTTATCCACTATATTATCGTCTTCTTCCTCAGCCAATACGACTCGTTCCTTCAGCCGTTGAAAAACGGTCGGGTTTACATTCTCAAGCCGATCTGTgacggccgccattttgaagaaATGATTAGTGTGATGTATGGGTATTCTGTGGCACAAAAGCCTCGGGGCATTCTGGGAAGCAAAGATAGTCTTTTTCCCAATTTTTCaactttctgggtggcaaattcaaaccaaaatatttaaatttaaaccaaaatattattaccacagaaatgactgcgcccgtcacaccagagaacgacgaagaaAGTAAAAGTCTGGCTTTtttgtaagcgctgaataattTATTGATAGATAGTCTTTTTCCAAGCCCAATTCACACTGTGTATCTTgggcaacatttttttatttcagaagTTTCTCCATAGCGCAGGAAACATGGATACTAATAGTGCGCAAATTAACAAATcgaaacacacacaaaataaaagaatggaAACAtttgtgaaataataaaaaaatgaaataaaaaaataaatcgcATTCAAATGCGTAACCCTTGAAATCAGTGACTCTATCTACCagtggcgtagccaggataTTCAACAGGAATACGCccaaagggactttcaagacattttctcctgtattttagataatgtctcatacatttactgttttttttggccgctaaagggggggggggggagggggcgggcCCCCTATGCCAACCCCCTggctacgttttttttttgtgggttAATCGGACCCATATTATCACCCGACTCCAGTCATGTTCGTGGATTTTCCCATTTAAATCAcgtcttttcctttttttctttttccataaCAATAACATAACAATGTTACCTTCGCTTGGTTCTATTGAGTCATCGGGAAACGACAGCTCTACAATATTTTATCATTCGTATTACAGCACGGACTTACCTATGCAGCTAGATAAGGAATCGCTCCATTATCCATTAGTACTCGGCAGTTAACTGATTTTCGTAATGCGCAAGCGTTTCCTTGTTTTTGTAAatgttggaaaaaaaaaaaaaacagcgggCCGGATCTTTATCTCACTTCGCTTTTAAGGATTAGTTAGAATTCTTCCAGCCATCCCAAACTACGCCTTTGTTTCCAACGGATGCATGGTTCTTGTGATGGAAGGAGCCATTCAGGTGGCAATCGTCGCAGTCCTTAAACCACCATGCGTCCATGCGCATTGTCCTGGTCCTTGGTGGTAAAAGAAGACCCACGATGAAACGACAGTGAGTATCCAGCGGTACCTGTAACCATAGTAACAACAACAGACTTCAGCATATTTATACAAAGGGAAAGAGAAAGCCAACTTTCTCCCTAGCCTCGTCTTGCTAGCCTTCTAGCCTTGCTTGACCAGCTTCGAACCTAGTTAGAACGAGTTCGGCGTCACAAGGCTTTGCTTTTTAGTAACTAAGAGACGCTCAAGGCCTATTGTGAAAAacgtttattttttaatttttaccaCCTGAATAAGTCCCCAGCCCTAGGGCGCATATTTGCTTCTCTCTGCTGCCACGGCAAAGTAACTGTAATAAGCGTATCTGGTATTTCCGTTCCATCCATTAAGTCGACGCGGAGTCTGTTCCTTGTCTGATGGGTCAGCAGGTTCATCTTGTCGAGACCAAGCCAAAAATCACCATTCTTGTGACCGAATCCTCTCTTGTAGTCAGCCCACCTGGGAAGCAGTCGGCGGACCCGCGCTGACTTTTTTGTGGCATTGTCCAACCACCGCCTACCGTAGTCTTGTCACAGTACACCTTCTAATAAAAAGGCATACGAATCAACGCGCGCAGTTTCTTAATCATCTTATAGACCCGCGCCTGGATGATCTCCCTATGTAAAGGTAGCGGTTTTTACACACTTACTCATTGAACTTGTTCTCGCTGTGTCGCTGTGTACTCTGTTCTCCTGCATTGAATGCGGCGACcctctctgaaaaaaaaaaaaaacattttcagcaataaaaaaggcaaatCAAGGATTTATCAAAGGGTGGCTAAACGATACGAAGTATTCCAATATCTTGATCGTCTATCTATAAGGACAAGGGTTATTTGGGGATGGTTTTATTGGACCCACGAAACCATCACTTCATTCGTCGCTGAAAAACTATTCTTGTTAGAATTCCATACCTTACCTCGCACacattcttttttctttgggtGCAAGAGATTTTCCACTGTCGAAAGTCGGTCGCCAAGTTTCTCAAAACTTCAGAAACGTTGTTATGGCCAGAGCCGCAATTGAAATTGATGACCAGTTTTTTTAATCCCATTTGCCCCACAGAATTTGCGTGTCCATGGGCGCACACTAAATTCATATGGTAGAATACCAGAGGCTGTTTGGAATTATCGACCAATTAATTTCCAGGAGCCTTATTGCTTCTAACGCGAGCTTCGCTGCATCGCCGAACATAAAGGGGGACATAAACatagatttgtttttgtcttttgtgattttctgttccgccaatCAGAtttttgccatctctcgcctagtgcagttgcatGGCTTTCCGTCGCGAcacagaggatagccagggaagtgcataAAGCCAGACTCTGATttgctcagaatggttttactgacggaacagaaaaccaaatcgtgttttgaaaacgcgggtcgcgatagtAACTGCAGTGTTTATTACAGTCCTAAGGAGATCTTCGTTTCCGATCACAAGAGGTGGTGTGTCTTATCCTTCGGTCTAAGTTTGACTACCCAAAATAGTTAATGTGATTttctgtatatttttttacattttcttatattaagattttgtattatttaaaTGATATTATTATCGATTCACCAATTTAAAAGATGTTATCTAATTTCCTACAGTTTTTGGAAGAATACACTTCTGATATGTTAAAGTTATTTATCGAGAGGGGGCACCAACACATAAAACATATAGCCGAGGTACTTTTGcgaattatttttatattattatccaGATTTTTGCTTTTCTAAAGGGGTGTAGCGCCGGCACCCCTGGCTCCAACTCTGTGGTTTCTATTACCAAATTACTGGCTCCTTATTGTTATCAGGAGAGTAAATTATTTGCTCAACGGGATGCTCAACAGGGATCATTTGCGGACTCATTCTACATCGTCAAATCTGTGTGTGAGATTCAAATTAGGAATAATCGTCAAGATTTAAAGACAAAATGGCCACGGGTGAAATGTTTAGACTGTTTTGGGATGGATTAATACCCGAATTCTTAACCTGCGCGTGCGGCTGTCAAGCAGTGGCAGATCCAAAGGGGTAGGAGATTGTACTGTCATTCAGACTTTTGTTTTCATGAAGCATGGATACAAATAAGATAGATGAGTAAAGATGTTGGAGCTATAATCCACAAATCTTTCACTCCTTGTCCTTTGTACTAGAGACGCCCCTTTTTTATGTCTATGTGTGTCCAAAACTAGGTACAAATAAAGGGAGGCTTAAGGAGAGCTTAACTGGGGTTTGCTATATAgggttttttgcttttttctatgatctagcttttttgtgagaggggggggggaggtgacCTAATAGCGAttggctgggtaaacaagacAGATTCGAATCTCCTCGGGGCAGTTGTATCGAAAAAATGCTTACCAGTTAGAGTGGTTTTGGGCCATAAGAAAATATCGCATTCTCTTAGGCCTTCCAAGGATTTTCAAAACTCCAAATTCTTTATTTTCGGAGCAGCCAAGACATCAAGGATGAATAGGGGGAAGATTGTTTACTTTCCCTTGGTAGCGCAAGAGGGGATTTTAACCCCCTTAGAGACAAACAAATATTCATATAGACTGACCGcgtaaaatattttattacaatttGCGTTAAAAATTTATTACATTTCCCGTTAAagagttattacattttgcgttggaAGCTATTATATTTCGCGTGatgattacattttgcgtagGAAGGTATAACAGTTCGCGTactagttattacattttgcggcgTGACCAGGAGATGGGACTATACTCCATCGATTCCCTTAGCTCATGGGGGATTCAGAAACTCCTTTGGGATAGTAAGCTCATAAAGCAATCCAATCAAATTGCAATCAAAGTTActcaaattcaaaacaaattcaaaacGAAACCATGACAAATACGAATAATACCCGGGACACAACTGTAAAACACTATATGATTCTTGGagctagcttttcgctaaagaggggggaaggggctggttcagtgacaaaggggggaggggtatttGTTTTTACATAATGCCTTTCTGGCGgcccaaaaggggggggggtttaaaACCCCtgaaccctccccctagaggggggggggggggctaaaacCCCtgaaccctccccctagatccgctgtGATTCCGATTCATGTCGATACTGTTGGTATTTATATTGTGGTTCCATTCTCTACATGTTATTCATTATAATAAAACAAGGACATATTTTCGGCAATACCTAATAGTTATTATATTGTTTACAAAGATTTCtctacaaaaaaagaacagaaaAGATGGGCTGTCACAACTATTGGTTTTCATTTATCATTTACGATTAACTCCGGTGGCAAAAGGGCACCCCTTGTTCTCACTTCCCTCAAGCTTTGCCAATATCTGGTTAGGATCGTAATACAAATTAATGGACTTGATCTTGAGATTCCCGTCAACTTCTACAACAGCACTTCCAAACATCTGAAGCAATTCACCTGAGGGGGGGTGGTCACGGTACGGACCAGTCCAGCGGGCCCAGTGACGCCACGTGAAAGCCATACGGGGGGGATCTGGGTAGAAACAAATCAGGGGTTGACTCACTTTTATTGGTATTCCTGTGGTAGCCaagtcataaaatgcaactgtttttttcaCACATCTGCCAAATTGCGTTATGCACAGAAAGCCCATGCGCCGATTCGTAAAACTTTTCAAGGCTGTGATTACCGTCCGCAATATTGGAATTCGAAATCTAATCGGAGAATTGTCTTTTCTTAACAAAACTACAAATGAATAAGCTGTGATTTATACATGAAAACCGTTGACGCCGGATTGAAAATTATCCCTTGGAAAGAGTTTGCAGTCACTAAGCAATCAAAGATCATTTTGCAACATAGCAGGAATAGAAAAGCGAAGAGAAAAAGCATATGTTTCTGTAAATTTTTTTTGCCTcttttttcaaagaaaaatgtaGTAAAGTTGCTCAAAATCCACCAAGTTACCCCCCCCAACATTGTAATAATTTAAGTAGGGGTTTTGATAGTGTCtccaatgtttctgtatcgtgcccccccccccccaccaatgTTACCACGGCTCTGCAAATTATTGCCTTACTTACCTGAGAATACTTCCAGCACCTCCCATGAAAAACCGTTGTTGAAAGCCGTTTTAAAAAGCTTGTGAGATGACTCAAGAGTCTCCGAGGAGGCATCGTACAGTGGCGTGTTGGTTATCAACAAGTTGTATGAGCCACGCTGGGCAACATCATGGCCAGTGTAATGCACTTGATTGTTGACGCCCATGGTGAAACAGTTTTGGTCGACTGATCCCCAatcctaaaaaataaaatataaatgttGTACAAATTGTATTTTATGATATAAAGACGGTTATGGTGAGGTCTATGCAATTAAAACCTATAGACTTTCGTCACGCCTGGCTATTACAGGAGGTCAGGAAATCTCCTCGTCTGAAGGAACAACACAGGGCGACCCACTAGCAATGAGACTATACGCTTGAGCATGCAGCCGCTGATCTCTACACTCCAGGAGGCATGTGCGATCACGCAGTGCTTGCTCTGTTTCGGATATCAAAATGTGGTGGgacagacatgacggaaaaccctggaaaattcgcaattcgaaatagaaaaagaagacacaatttcttacaatggccatcggttccttgtattccggaatgatttttgaaacacaaataacgtgaggccgaaatgcacatacccagattttttctttttaagatattttttccttgatcatccttgcgatTTGTATGacctcagggacgaaaagctcaaatttttaatgacactttacaataagtcgcatcaatttaaaaaaagtcgcatttgatattttgttcgTTAtcactcactaagtacttattAGATCTGAtattttagcgatttttatcgctccATGAAAACCCTTCTCTACAGTaacgaaaaataataattcccTGTGTACCACCATTTATCGAAGACGCATGCGAGATCTATATTGTACGCAAGAACCTTCTAAACGACAAACGTCTGCTGATTGCCTCAATGACAGCAGGAAAGCCATTTAGCTGCTTTAGCTTGCAAGCCCCCTTGGGGCGCTccccaaaaataaacacagctCCCCCAAACAATTCTCAAGCCTTTGGAAAGTACatactcgcaaaagcaaaatacaaattagaaaaagcaaagtacaatctagaaaaagcaaaatataaactcgcaaatgcaaagtaaaaacttgcaaaagcaaaataggCATTTTTGTTCTAACACTATTTTTGAATTTCGTGCAAGCTTAAACAATAAGAGGCGTGGAAATTTTACGGAACGTGCATGGACGTCATTATTTGTGTACAGAACAACAGAAATGCACATTCCGTACATTACGTCACTTAGCTTGCACGAAGTTCAAAAATAGTGTTAGAACAAAAAGTCTAATAAActcgcaaatacaaagtacaaactagcaaaagcgaaatacaaactagcaaaagaaaaatacaaactcgcaaatgcaaagtacaaactagcaaaaacaaattacaaactcccaaaggcaaaaaaaaaaaaaactagcaaaACCagaatacaaactcgcaaaagcaaattacaaactcgcaaaagcaaattacaaactcgcaaaagcaaattACAAACTCGTGATGTTGTTTAGAAACACGGAAATACAAAGCCGAATAGGGCAGTGGCCCCGCTGGGCTTCCATAAAAATCCGCTGAGGCATTCAAGCTTTTCAAAgtaaacactttttgatgttTTCTAGGTAATTTTCTAACAATGTTCATTTTCTTGCTGCTTTTAATTCTCTCCCCTAAACGTTAATATCATGATTGAAATAGCGATTCGTGCTAGATAAATTCATTATGTTTCATGGCTAGatttctgtattttgttttgggCCTCCATAGCATAGTATCCTAAGGGTACGTACAAATACGTAAATCCGCTGTCTCGCCGTACAAATCTTCTTGTAGCATACGGATTTGTTCGGTAAATCACTGACTTTGTGATCTTGATGcacattttttaaatgaatctttttttaaagaacgtccagcctgagatttcaccaaattatatgaacatgctaagaacattaCGAGGCgcagatagcagcaaaatataaGAACGAGTCAGCACAGTcttaactgaaaattagatgtTCTTATTAAGAGTGTACCTTCAGATCAACTTTATGCGAAGCTTCCATCTCCCATGTTTTGACGAGATCTTCAACTGTCCGTTCAAGTGAACCTTTTGGATGACGTTTGGTGACCCCGGATAGAAACTCCTTGTCGGCTTTAGTGTAATCGGGTTTTTGGGTGCGCCATTTGATGTTAGGATCATCCATAAACTGCCTTACTGGGCGATCGGCCATCTTGAGGGAAGTGGCGGAGTCTTAGGTCGACTTGTAGCAAATCTTAAACTGTCTTTTCTCTGGAATAAAAAGTTTAGGTACTGGCTTACTCCCAGAGTGAATGCGTGATCTGTgcgtgatttgtgacgtcacgtaCTTTCGCTCTGTACTCCAGTCATTCTCTTACCGCCTGCGGGGACTTTGGCTTAAATCTCGAGAAATAAGACTCGTCATGGCATCAATTCAACCTTAGATGATTTGTCAGAGACATAACATccagttaaaataaaaattatggCGTTGGAGCATTGCAATCCAAATCGCTAGGTGATTTCATAGCGCTCGACCTACATCTTGGATTTCAAGATTTTCAGAATGCCGTTATGTTCTGAACGATGGGCAACGTCGTGTGATACTTGAAATATAGATATCTATATAGatataaaaaaagtagggCGCTTATTCAAATAATTAGTGCAAGTAGTCACGTGACTGCTCATTTTGGGAGTCGTACCTACATACCCCCGTGTCATGAATATTTCCTAAAACAGAGGCGGGTCTAGcttgagaggggaggggggaggggattcaCCTAATGGCATGGgcgagaaaaaatatttttttgcgcaTCACACTATGGGTAGAGTGGGCCAAAATCTACCTGaagcatatcaagaa is part of the Nematostella vectensis chromosome 13, jaNemVect1.1, whole genome shotgun sequence genome and encodes:
- the LOC5518578 gene encoding MIP18 family protein galla-2, with product MAAVTDRLENVNPTVFQRLKERVVLAEEEDDNIVDKIDDREIFDMIRSINDPEHPLTLEELNVVEQALIDVSDDESYVKVQFTPTIPHCSMATLIGLAIRVRLLRSLPDRFKVDVKITPGTHQSEIAVNKQLADKERVAAALENNHLLDVIDQCLVSKK
- the LOC5518579 gene encoding pathogen-related protein, with product MADRPVRQFMDDPNIKWRTQKPDYTKADKEFLSGVTKRHPKGSLERTVEDLVKTWEMEASHKVDLKDWGSVDQNCFTMGVNNQVHYTGHDVAQRGSYNLLITNTPLYDASSETLESSHKLFKTAFNNGFSWEVLEVFSDPPRMAFTWRHWARWTGPYRDHPPSGELLQMFGSAVVEVDGNLKIKSINLYYDPNQILAKLEGKRVAAFNAGEQSTQRHSENKFNEYRWILTVVSSWVFFYHQGPGQCAWTHGGLRTATIAT